In Symmachiella dynata, the following are encoded in one genomic region:
- a CDS encoding OmpP1/FadL family transporter, whose amino-acid sequence MKKIVAYLLLAVTAQLLVPSRAQSNGVVRDSIGATSSGRGGTNLAHHDNGAVILNNPAAMVNVKGSGLSEFGVDTVITDLDYSDPENNTSAVNTNVLPEISVIRKSLDGRWAVGFGAFAPAGYGATWKLSNPILGTNTYKSFGALGKIMPGVAYQVNDDLSIGASMGVAVSHLEFESPFFLQTGPLAGAPTQFDLQATGASLAWNVGLQYQLDEWTTIGAGFIGETRMEYDGNVRAAVVGLGPQPIESRFDAEVDLAWPRSAGVGVAHWLNCRQRISTDLMWYDWSNAYDQLDIRLRNSTNPIFPAVLGPEISDSFPLRWRDSLSVRLGYELFTPNDSVFRAGYVYNTRNLPSATLTPLIPATLEHSFTVGYGKSWSDWQWNFAYQFSFGPERSVGTSALAGGDFSNSESNSQAHWISLSLIRRF is encoded by the coding sequence ATGAAGAAAATTGTGGCTTATCTGCTTCTTGCTGTAACAGCCCAACTGCTGGTCCCTAGTCGCGCCCAATCCAATGGTGTGGTTCGAGACAGCATTGGTGCGACAAGTTCGGGGCGTGGCGGGACCAACCTCGCGCATCATGACAACGGGGCCGTCATTCTGAACAATCCCGCGGCGATGGTGAACGTCAAGGGTTCGGGACTCTCCGAGTTTGGCGTCGATACCGTAATCACGGATCTTGACTATTCCGATCCGGAAAATAACACAAGCGCGGTCAATACAAATGTCCTTCCGGAAATCTCGGTGATCCGCAAAAGCCTGGACGGCCGATGGGCCGTGGGATTTGGCGCCTTCGCACCGGCCGGATATGGTGCGACATGGAAGCTGTCGAATCCAATTTTAGGAACAAATACCTACAAGTCGTTTGGCGCACTGGGCAAAATCATGCCCGGGGTGGCCTACCAAGTGAATGACGATCTCTCCATCGGTGCATCAATGGGGGTGGCGGTCAGCCATCTGGAATTCGAAAGCCCGTTCTTCCTGCAAACCGGTCCGCTGGCCGGAGCTCCGACCCAATTCGATTTGCAGGCCACCGGGGCCAGCCTCGCCTGGAACGTGGGTCTGCAATATCAACTCGATGAGTGGACGACTATTGGAGCCGGCTTTATTGGCGAGACCCGCATGGAATACGATGGCAATGTTCGCGCTGCTGTGGTCGGATTGGGACCGCAGCCGATCGAAAGTCGCTTCGATGCGGAGGTCGACCTGGCTTGGCCACGTTCTGCCGGCGTGGGGGTAGCCCACTGGCTCAATTGTCGGCAACGGATTTCCACAGATCTGATGTGGTACGACTGGTCGAACGCCTATGACCAACTCGACATCCGATTGCGAAACTCAACGAACCCGATCTTTCCCGCCGTTTTGGGCCCTGAGATTTCCGACTCCTTTCCGCTCCGTTGGCGTGACAGTCTGTCCGTTCGACTCGGCTATGAGTTGTTCACTCCCAACGATTCCGTCTTTCGGGCCGGATACGTTTACAATACACGCAATTTGCCCAGCGCCACGCTCACCCCATTGATCCCAGCGACCCTGGAACACTCGTTTACGGTTGGTTACGGGAAGAGTTGGAGTGATTGGCAGTGGAACTTCGCCTATCAGTTTTCCTTCGGACCAGAACGATCGGTCGGCACCAGTGCTCTGGCAGGCGGAGATTTCAGCAACAGCGAAAGCAATTCACAAGCTCATTGGATTTCGCTCAGCCTCATCCGACGGTTCTAA
- a CDS encoding sialidase family protein, translating into MLQIAYALLVVALPAAPLYEAELVFPGEPKHNHSPGIVETADGDLLVCWFHGVGEKTDDSLVIRGARKKRGADQWSAPFLMADNQNLPDQNCVLFIDPRGKLWLFWISSLDNTSDTYLLKYRTSSDYAGDGPPKWDWQDVLHCRPVNLQQRYPESAEQAREEFAEEIKTNERLRTRLEYGVTASKDKLARRLGWMTRTHPIMLSDTRMMVPLYSDIFNCSLAAFTDDWGKTWEFSEPILPLNVQPSFVRKQNGDIVAMMRDKSPRRRIPRSVSHDGGQTWTQTQGMEIPNPDSSVECIVLKSGNWLLVCNDTTGGDRGGRTQMTAYLSDDEGKTWKWHRSLEKHDASTAAAYPSVIESRDGSILCAYTHSPSPNETIKVVRFNEDWVRAGDAAE; encoded by the coding sequence ATGCTGCAAATTGCCTACGCTCTGCTGGTCGTTGCTCTGCCTGCGGCGCCGCTCTATGAAGCGGAACTTGTCTTTCCCGGGGAGCCTAAACACAATCATTCGCCGGGCATTGTCGAAACGGCCGATGGCGATTTGCTGGTTTGTTGGTTCCATGGTGTTGGGGAGAAAACCGACGACTCGTTGGTGATTCGTGGGGCACGTAAAAAACGCGGGGCGGATCAGTGGTCGGCTCCGTTTCTAATGGCGGACAACCAGAATCTTCCCGATCAAAATTGTGTGCTCTTTATTGATCCGCGCGGCAAGCTGTGGCTGTTTTGGATTTCGTCGCTCGACAACACGTCGGACACCTATCTCCTGAAATATCGCACGTCGAGCGACTATGCCGGAGACGGCCCACCAAAATGGGATTGGCAAGATGTGCTGCATTGCCGCCCGGTCAATCTGCAACAGCGTTACCCGGAAAGTGCCGAGCAGGCGCGTGAGGAATTCGCCGAAGAGATCAAAACCAACGAACGGCTGCGGACCCGCCTGGAATATGGTGTGACCGCCTCCAAAGACAAGTTAGCGCGGCGTCTGGGCTGGATGACGCGAACACATCCCATCATGCTCTCCGACACCCGAATGATGGTGCCGCTGTATTCGGACATTTTCAACTGTTCTTTGGCCGCATTTACTGACGATTGGGGCAAGACCTGGGAATTCAGTGAGCCGATCCTGCCGCTGAACGTTCAGCCGAGTTTTGTTCGCAAGCAAAACGGCGATATTGTGGCCATGATGCGCGACAAAAGCCCCCGCCGCCGCATTCCGCGGTCGGTCTCCCATGACGGCGGGCAAACCTGGACGCAGACGCAGGGAATGGAAATCCCCAATCCCGATAGCAGTGTGGAATGCATCGTGCTGAAATCCGGAAATTGGTTGTTGGTCTGCAATGACACGACGGGCGGAGACCGCGGCGGACGTACACAAATGACCGCATACCTATCCGACGACGAAGGGAAAACGTGGAAGTGGCATCGCAGCTTGGAGAAGCACGATGCCTCAACGGCCGCTGCGTATCCCTCCGTGATTGAATCTCGCGACGGCAGCATCCTCTGTGCTTACACACACTCGCCCAGCCCTAACGAGACGATCAAAGTCGTGCGGTTTAATGAGGATTGGGTTCGCGCCGGTGATGCGGCAGAATAA